The following coding sequences lie in one Manis javanica isolate MJ-LG chromosome X, MJ_LKY, whole genome shotgun sequence genomic window:
- the LOC108408903 gene encoding LOW QUALITY PROTEIN: uncharacterized protein (The sequence of the model RefSeq protein was modified relative to this genomic sequence to represent the inferred CDS: deleted 2 bases in 1 codon): MASSVAVTDGAIKVFNDMKTGKSSTPEEVRKRKEAVLLCLSEDKKNIVLEEGKEILIGDVGQTVDDTPIATFVNMLPDKDFCYALCDATYETKESKKEELTFIFWAPQCAPLKSKMIYASSRDAIKKKLTGIKHELQANRYEEVKERCTLSEKLGGSVVIFLGGKPLWASSSPLPGASGSPRPAPRDCRLPPSCQTRGLGESQEGDNSPFTPVAKQPPTSWTFLLPPSLKVLALQIAFDLLIPPGLKQTKFPPGTTVWGKACIFFNDTPVPHLFLPFLMLPTSNCNSDSACLFSSEYKWNVVEMIPPHTSWSLPLVPWSRPLKEAGPVRDLQFKKKTQYNTYIHSILMTGLHTFSIIGKQIESTTVLIIKSLKRKCLRRNFPFWEKCLL; this comes from the exons ATGGCATCTAGTGTGGCTGTCACTGATGGTGCCATCAAGGTGTTCAATGACATGAAGACGGGCAAGTCATCAACACCAGAAGAGGTGAGGAAGCGCAAGGAGGCAGTGCTCTTGTGCCTGAGTGAGGACAAGAAGAACATCGTCCTGGAGGAGGGCAAGGAGATCCTCATAGGTGATGTGGGCCAGACTGTAGACGAC ACCCCTATTGCCACCTTTGTCAACATGCTGCCAGACAAGGACTTCTGCTACGCCCTCTGTGATGCGACCTATGAGACCAAGGAGAGCAAGAAGGAGGAACTGACGTTTATCTTCTGGGCCCCTCAGTGTGCACCCCTTAAGAGCAAAATGATCTATGCCAGCTCCAGGGACGCCATCAAGAAGAAGCTGACGGGGATCAAGCATGAATTACAAGCAAACCGCTACGAGGAGGTCAAGGAACGCTGCACCCTGTCAGAGAAGCTGGGGGGCAGTGTGGTCATCTTCCTGGGGGGCAAGCCTTTGTGGGCTTCCTCCAGCCCCCTGCCTGGAGCATCTGGCAGCCCCAGACCAGCCCCCAGGGATTGCAGGCTGCCCCCTTCCTGCCAGACCAGAGGGCTGGGGGAATCTCAGGAGGGGGACAATAGTCCCTTCACCCCAGTtgccaaacagccccccacctcctggaccttcctcctccctccatccctgaaGGTTCTGGCCTTGCAAATCGCTTTTGATCTTCTAATTCCTCCTGGCTTGAAGCAGACCAAGTTCCCCCCAGGGACCACAGTTTGGGGGAAGGCCTGTATCTTTTTTAACGATACCCCAGTTCCCCACCTGTTCCTCCCCTTTCTGATGCTGCCAACTTCTAACTGCAATAGTGACTCTGCTTGTCTGTTTAGTTCTGAGTATAAATGGAATGTTGTGGAGATGATCCCTCCTCACACCTCCTGGTCTCTTCCACTTGTCCCTTGGTCACGGCCACTCAAGGAAGCAGGACCAGTAAGGGaccttcagtttaaaaaaaaaacacaatataatACGTACATACATAGTATTCTCATGACTGGGTTGCACACATTCTCCATTATTGGAAAACAGATTGAAAGTACAACTGTCCTGATTATAAAAtcactgaaaagaaaatgtttgcgTAGAAACTTCCCATTCTGGGAAAAATGCCTTCTGTGA